ttaatatttttaggaGACACAGAAGACAGCTTAAATGACCCTGACGACACAAATGGCTCTAAAGAGAGCTTCAGAGAACAAGATATTTATCTCCCAATCGCCAATGTGGCACGGATCATGAAAAATGCCATACCACAAACAGGAAAAGTAATGTCTACAGATTCCCCTTTTTCTTATCTACCGTACAGCTTCATTTTGCACCCTCAGTCAATGCTATGCTTCAGGCACAAGAGGTGTGAAGATATTTAGTTTATTTTATTGTGGGCACCTTGTAGAAaagaccgtgtgtgtgtgtgtgtgtgtgtgtgtgtgtgtgtgtgtgtgtgtgtgtgtgtgtgtgtgtgtgtgtgtaaaatgtcTTACATTCAATTATATATTTGTGTTACATTTTAAACCACTTTAGTGAAACATTAATGCATTCCAGATGTAGGCTTCTGTACAGTTACTAGTGAACCCTGAGAGGTTTGGATTACTAACAGCCTATTCATGTACCGGTATATAGCGGTGCTGATGCTGCTGGCTGCCAAGTTATGTGGCACGGCGAGGCTTATATAAGGGAGCAATGCGCCAAAATGctactcccctccctcccccccccccgcctccaccCCCACTTTTCCAGTGGTTCTGCTTATGACCCATATGTGCACTGCTGTACTAGTGAAAGGCAActgctggcagcagcagcaaTGAGAGGTCGGTGTGAAATACACTGCCATATACATTGGCAtgatagaaaaagaaaaatggaGGCACTGTTAAAGCAGAAGAgtggtacctttaatccacggtgaaaCAGACAACGGGGTTCACAGTGGGGGTGAAggggtgcctgacagctgtttccctaagaaagcttcttcagaggcaaataataatatttgcctctgaagaagctttcttagcgaaacagctgtcaggcaccccTTCACCCCCACTGTGAACCCCGTTGTCTGcttcaccgtggattaaaggtaccacTCTTCTGCTTTAACAGTGCCtccatttttctttttctatcaTGCCAATGTATGCTTCTGAGAGCACGTCTTAGCTACTGGTACAGGATCCGGTGTACTCATTGCCTCTGGTTCATCTGGTGCCAGTCTTTTGTCTTCCCCATTTCGTACACTgccatatacagtgctgcccataattattcatacccctggcaaattttgacataaagttacttttattcaaccagcaagtaattttttgatgggaaatgacataggcgtctcccaaaagataagacaatgtacaagaggcattattgtgataaaaagatttctcagcttttatttacatttgagcaaaaagtgtccagtccaaaattattcatattcATAgccgcatacttgtttcaggtgtgtaattcagacactgctgatgcatgaaagatcagcaggagagccaggcaactggtattgtttaaaggaaatacatatggcagcctccatatcgctcttacTTCAGGCTACCTTGAAATATTGTAGAAAAACAAGTCCCTTATCAGACAGCACCAGATTGCTATGCACGTGTACATGTAATGCACATGTAATGAGCACTGGTAACAGAAAAATGGTCCAGAAATTCCAAGCCTATGGATAAGAAGTACCATCTGTGTGCTATTTGTCTGCTTTGTTGTGCAACTTGTAAATATTGTAGATGAATTCTCCCTTTCCTGGCATTCTGTTGGATGTATTAATGACATTCAAATATAAAGGGTCACATACAATCACTTGATTACCTATTTTATTGTTACTGTTGTTGTTGAAGGGAACTCCAATATACATTGGACTCTATGGCACTGGGACCTTTCCAAGTAGAGACCAGCAAAATATTATTCTAACATGCCAAGTTCCACTGACTCAGGAAGGTAAAGAAATTGTGACCAGTAACTGGCAATGAATTAGCTGGCAGGTAATTACCAATTAGAAGTTTAGGGTTCCATTGGAGATTTGGGTGTTAGGAGAATTGTGTTTGCtcattatcagagataacatggaGGGATCCCAACCCCTTAGCGTTGCTTGTTCACAGTGATGGATGAACTGTATGCAGTCATGGGCACACTAGTTGGCTTGTGAACTTTTGTGTAGGATGTGACACCATGATCATCTGTTTGTCCATATATACTGCATCTTCATGCATGCATAATTCATTTAGCTTACAGCCCAAGTCCAGGCAGAAAAAAGTAGGAAATGCACACTTCATTAAGTAATGTTGTAGCTTGTACAGTTCTAAATAAGTCATCATTTTATCATTGTTTCCCCCAGTGTCTCAGCTGCTGCCTTCACTCAGAGCACAGAGTCTTGGCTGCTGGTAACACAGTTCAGTCCACAGTCTGCTGGCCAATGAGCACCTTCTGGCTGCAATTTAATACAGCCGATTGGCAGCATTAGTAACCAAATGCTTATCAGCATTTGACATGCAGTGTGGTTAGTTGGCAGCACAAAAAAGCCTCCTGCTACATCTTGAGTGTGGCTGCCACCCTTAATGTGCCACTATGGGACAGATGCTTCACCCTGCCTATGCTGACAGGCAGTGTATGTTCTGCCTGCAGCTGCCCATGTATAGGAGGCCTGATCTGCTCTTTTGCTAAATAGGCAATCCTGCTGTCTAGATGGCATCATTTGAATTAGATTAACAGAACTGTGATCATGTTACCAGAGCGATTATCTATATAGGTATGCAGATGCTTTATTACACAGGTGGTCCCCTACTTACGAATAACATCCTTTCCAGTATATGACTTGTAAGTTGAGTCAGAGTGATTTCCTGCCTGCTGCTTCAACTGGGACATGTGCAATATGGAGGAAAAGCTTCTGTAAACAGCTGTAGCACTCGATTAAAAGCTTTGTACACTTAGCTTTGTATATTTACATACAGCTCAGCtcacattctctccagcagagggAGCCTCACTAGAAAGACTCAATTTTCACTGTGCTCTGGCTACTCACAGGTTAATTTTGTTTACCCAGGCACTGCTGCATACAGTAAGATCATGCAAGATGACGTTAATAAAGCCCCGAGCTACTGCAAATCTGAGCTCCCGGTCTCCAGCATGACATCAGTAGAGCCCCAAGCAGCTTCCGAATGGCTGTATAGCACAGCTACAGGTCTCCAGCAACTTCTTTGCCTACTCTACATCCTCCCCCAGTTTGTGCATATCTCCCGAGATTCATAAATTGGTGATCGTAGGGGACTACCTGTAACTGAAATGTGTAGCAGTAGATTTTTGAAGGTGCATAAAGAAGCTTTTCTTGCATGCCTGGACTTGGGCATTAAGTGTGCATTATATCACTTCTGCATAGTCCACCAACCCCTGTTCCTTTCAGTAGTAGACCTCCCCTTCCCAACAAAGCAGTTTGCTTAGTGCTGAGGGAATTGGACTGTTTTTCATTCTCCTGGCCATTTAGGTATGTCCAGTTGAGATTGAGAGTAGATGTGCATGCTACAGCACATACATGATTACCTCCAGggctgtagcaataggggttgcagaggttacgactgcatcagggcccttggaccagaggggctccgaagggccctccctcaactacagtatcagctctctattggtcctgtggtcatagtaatcacttctatagatactttgaatagtggtaatcattaacaagctgtttcccatccccttcttgcatctctgacactgtagttgccattggcaggttttggtgcgccatgtcAATttatatgtatagagtgcttggggggggggggggggggggggcccccatTTTAAAACTAGCATTGGGGCCACAGCTCCCTAGCTACGGCACTGAATACCTTGTCCTCGCATTCAGAAGAAACAATACCCACGCCACATGTTTCACTCTTTTTTATTGAATGAATAACTGTTTTTTATTACAGTTTGTGATGTTACCAGTCATCCTCTTCTGGGAAGTAGCGGTAGGCGTTGGGGGCTAAACCTATGGTCCTGCTATTCTTTAGCATAACGTCTGTTGTCGGTTGGAGCATAATCTGGCTTGATTGAGCTGTTGTACCTTGAGGGGTGGTGACCCTGTCTTCACTTATAAAATCTGGCTCCAGACAGACAGGGATTTTGTtgccatatacagtggtttgcaaaagtattcgacccccttgaagttttccacattttgtcatattactgccacaaacatgaatcaattttattggaattccacatgtaagaccaatacaaagtggtgtacacgtgagaagtgaaccaaaaatcatacatgattccaaacatttttttacaaaaaataactgcaaagtggggtgtgcataattattcagcccccttcggtctgagtgcagtcagttgcccatagacattgcctgatgagtgctaatgactaaatacagtgcacctgtgtgtaatctaatgtcagtacaaatacagctgctctgtgacggcctcagaggttgtctaagagaatgttgggagcaacaacaccatgaagtccaaagaacacaccagacaggtcagggataaagttattgagaaatttaaagcaggcttaggctacaaaaaggtttccaaagccttgaacatcccactgagcactgttcaagtgatcattcagaaatggaaggagtatggcacaactgtaaacctaccaagacaaggctgtccacctaaactcacaggccgaacaaggagagcgctgatcagaaatgcagtcaagaggcccatgatgactctggacgagctgcagagatctacagctcaggtgggggaatctgtccataggacaactattagtcgtgcactgcacaaagttggcctttatggaagagtggcaagaagaaaaccattgttaacagaaagcataagaagtcccttttgcagtttgccacaagccatgtgggggacacagcaaacatgtggaagaaggtgctctggtcagatgagaccataaTGGagaattttggccaaaatgctatgtgtggcggaaaactaacactgcacatcactcttaacacaccatccccactgtcaaatatggtggtggcagcatcttgctctaggggtgcttctcttcagcagggacaggaaagctggtcagagttgatgggaagatggatggagccaaatacagggcaatcttggaagaaaacctcttggagtctgcaaaagacttgagactggggcgaaggttcaccttccagcagggcaacgaccctaaacataaagccagggcaacaatggaatggtttaatacaaaacatatccatgtgttagaatggcccaatcgaagtccagatctaaatccaatcgataatctgtggcaagatctgaaaactgctgttcacaaacgctgtccatctaatttgactgagctggagctgttttgcaaagaagaatgggcaaggatttcagtctctagatgtgcaaagctggtagcaaCATACcctaaagactggcagctgtaattgcaccaaaaggtggttttacaaagtattgactcggggctgaataattacgcacaccccactttgcaattattttttttttttatgtttggaatcatgtatgatttttgttccacttctcacgtgtacaccactttgtattggtctttcacgtggaaattcagtgaaattgattcatgtttgtggcagtaatatgacaaaatgtggaaaactttaagggggccaaatacttctgcaaaccactgtatatttatACTTGTGGCTGGGTTCCCACAGTGACCTTGTCTATCATAACAGAACATGTCTCCTTATGGTCAGAGCGCCTTGGCAACTCTCCCACGTCCAAAGAAATGAGCATATAGAGAAATTGCACTGCAAACTGTTCTGTATCTGCTTAGCCCAAGCATATTCACATACATTTTAATAGGAGTAATTAGCTAGCAACAAAAGAATGCTTTAAACTGACCAACAGAGGCTCTAAAATGAGCCACTTCTCTTCCACTAAGGTCTGTGATCAGTTATATGAAAATAGTTCAGTATTCCTGTATTTGTTATACCAGTCATTACAGTGGAAGATGATGATGGAAGTTACATAAAGAACTTTACTAGAACTTTTGTGTAGTAAATATACCTTTCTGTTTTGTTTTCAGATAGCAAAAGATGCGAAGGAATGTGTACAGGAATGTGTGAGTGAATTTATCAGTTTTATAACATCAGAAGCCAGCGAGAGGTGTCATCAAGAGAAGCGAAAAACCATCAATGGAGAAGACATCTTGTTTGCCATGTCCACTCTGGGCTTTGATAGCTATGTGGAGCCACTAAAGTTGTACCTCCAGAAATTCAGAGAGGTTGGTATAAAATGAGGATACAAATTGTCGATGGTTGTCGGATAAATTTAAATATACATTTTCCCCATATTACACACAGAAAGTAAGCCTTGTGCACTCTGCTTTTTTGTTTCTTCATTAAAGGCAATGAAGGGTGAAAAGGGTCTTGCTGGCACAGTTGCAACTGCAGATGGCCTTGGAGAGGAGCTTTCAGAAGAAGCCTTTAGTAAGTGAATTGCTGTATATGGAAATAGAATAGACATTATGGTGTGTGTTGTGTTTTGAAGCATATTGGGAGGTCTGAAACGATCTCAAATTCATGTTGATGGCCTCCCCACATTCCTACCCTATTTCTAAGTCATACCCTAACGCTAACCCTCTTTCCTCTCACTTCAGCCCCACAATAGCTCTAACCCAAACTTTGTATTTTACCTCAACAATTCTACTGAActcttaataaaaaataaaatataaacactCTCTAATGGTAATTTTGACATTTGAAATTGTGTCCTCAATTTGCTATGCTTCTTTCCTTTCTTTACCTCATTTATTcaattcttaaagagagtctgaagccataataaaaattgcttttttgcttatatatagcaggggtatgtgtgcccctgctaaaacgccgctatcccgcggctgagcgagggtcctttcccctccaaatccccccctcccccctgcaaaatcatgaccaacttggtcgtagattttgctacccctgtgcgcttccgtgtgaggcaaggctatgagctgcagccctgcctcacacgcgtctatcagcggctgatctccgcctccccccctcccctctcagtgaaggaagactgagaggggcggggagaggcggacaggggggatttggagggaaaaggaccctcgtttagccccgggatagcggcgttttagcaggggcacacatgcccctgctatatataaggaaaaaagccattttaattatggcttcagactctctttaaagagaatctgtactctaatattcttacactaaaaagcataccattctattccttattttctcctgtgcccctctgtgctgtttctgccactctctgctgcaatcctggcttgtaattaacagttttaggcaatgtttacaaacaaactaaccagcttctaataggctcagctaagcatagtgtgtgagtatgcagggggcctgcagagggtgtgtatcgcttctaccaatcacaagcagccctgcacattccacacaatcaaagccttagcccgacaaacaggacagaggaaagatacattgatttattacagagacagtgtaattaggaagagctgcagtaagccccagcacattagaacaggcataggaactcataggatagaagaactaaggctgaaaaaattgttacagagtctctttaagttaaaggacacctgaagtgagagggatatggaggctaccatttatttcctttttgtcctgattatcctttgcctctaatacttttagccatagaccctgaacaagcatgcagatcaggtgctctgactgaaatcctaCTGGAtacgctacatgcttgtttctgatgtgtgattccaacaccactgcagccaaatagatcaataaTTCTAAGttgcaaattaatgcagcttaaaaatgaaccagTAAAATGCAGCAGTGGCTGGACTTAATTAGTTGATTTTGAAGCTGCATGAAGCATCCATTCTGAATTATTCACATTTCATTGACCCTCTCTATTGCGGGAGTGCGAGCTCTTCTATTCAGATGCTTTCCAATGAACTAGGAATACACAACCAGGAAAGTCTTCTCCCCATGATAACACTGCCCATAGAGGTCAATGAAGGTGACAGGGGTCTTCTTGTCCTCCACTCAGAGCTGGTCGAAGTAAAGGAATCCTAGAcacagtgttggtggtacagtatCCATACCAATAGTGGAAGTAATGCTTCATTCGCTACAAATACTGTGTGCCAAGGAActtctgttttttttcctgcatgacTGAATGTGTGATGGAACAAATATGGACTATTCATTACCGCTTCAACCAATAGACTAACAAGATACAAATTCTTCTTCTGTGCTTCCTTTAAAGCAGGTCAGCTGCCAGCAGGCTTGATAACAACTACAGATGGACAGCAGCAAAATGTTATGGTTTACACAACCTCATATCAACAGGTATGGTTTTGATCTTCACTTTCAAAATAAGCCTCAAACGTAATTTTATAACTTCggtctataagatgcacctacgctttagagcagtgcttttcaac
This DNA window, taken from Hyperolius riggenbachi isolate aHypRig1 chromosome 3, aHypRig1.pri, whole genome shotgun sequence, encodes the following:
- the NFYB gene encoding LOW QUALITY PROTEIN: nuclear transcription factor Y subunit beta (The sequence of the model RefSeq protein was modified relative to this genomic sequence to represent the inferred CDS: deleted 2 bases in 1 codon); the protein is MDGDSGTTDTSQLGIAADYIGGSHYVIQPHDGDTEDSLNDPDDTNGSKESFREQDIYLPIANVARIMKNAIPNRKSNVYRFPFFLSTVQLHFAPSVNAMLQAQEIAKDAKECVQECVSEFISFITSEASERCHQEKRKTINGEDILFAMSTLGFDSYVEPLKLYLQKFREAMKGEKGLAGTVATADGLGEELSEEAFTGQLPAGLITTTDGQQQNVMVYTTSYQQIQGVGVQQIQFS